A single window of Mercenaria mercenaria strain notata unplaced genomic scaffold, MADL_Memer_1 contig_4230, whole genome shotgun sequence DNA harbors:
- the LOC128553710 gene encoding uncharacterized protein LOC128553710, with protein MVVFFCDILTGIVLLFRNTELSMLQFCCEIHNPCPNVLVLLYSKEGEIIPGRHLYGKFRKWNISATIGFTVMKLHTLVADNNTNQWLKGYFQGDEFHMSEGI; from the exons atggtggtgtttttctgtgatatattgactgggatagtattactcttcagaaatacagagctgtcaatgctgcaattttgttgtgaaattcacaatccatgtccaaatgtgcttgttttactatacagcaaagaaggagaaattataccgggccgacacctatatggcaaattcagaaagtggaatatctcagcaaccatagggtttacagtcatgaaacttcacacactagtagctgataacaatacaaatcagtggctaaaaggatatttccaag gcgatgaattccataTGTCAGAAGGAATTTAG